The nucleotide window GGCTCGAGAACACCCTCTTCGTCTTTGCCGGCACGCTGGCCATCACGCTTTCGGTGAGCCTCGCCGCCGCCTATGCCCTCGGCCGGCTGCGGCCCCCGGGCTTCCGATGGTGGCGGCGCGCGATCTTCGCCACGTACGTGATTCCGCAGACGATCCTCTTCGTGCCTCTCTATCGGGTGGTGATCGTGCTCGGGCTGGACGACAGTCTCCTGGCGCTCCTCCTCGTCTACCCGACGATGGCCCTGCCCTTCTGCGTCTGGCTCCTCTCGGCCTACTTCCAGCATCTGCCGCGGGAGATCGAGGAATCGGCCCTCATCGAAGGGGCGAGCCGAGCCACGGCCTTCTTCCGGATCATCCTGCCCATGAGCCGCCCGGTCCTCGTCGCCTGCGGCATCTTTACCCTCGGCACGGCCGCGAGCGACTTCACGATCGCGTCCCTGTTCCTCATGAGCGG belongs to Candidatus Methylomirabilota bacterium and includes:
- a CDS encoding carbohydrate ABC transporter permease, with amino-acid sequence MNPRPWWTKLGHLSLILLATVYCVFPVYFMLVQSLKTAQEDVFGNPFIVLHPTFESFEELFEGRGEGRGVIGSTLRRAYPFLDWLENTLFVFAGTLAITLSVSLAAAYALGRLRPPGFRWWRRAIFATYVIPQTILFVPLYRVVIVLGLDDSLLALLLVYPTMALPFCVWLLSAYFQHLPREIEESALIEGASRATAFFRIILPMSRPVLVACGIFTLGTAASDFTIASLFLMSGHNQTIPAGLGTMEVALDELAAVAGINLMALPVILICALFARGYVRGLTAAMVEGV